The window TATAATGGTGATTTTTGCTTTGTCTTAGCAATATAAGTGATATATactactttttattatttttgcttCTAAGCCAGACCCAACCTGTTTATTAGGGGAAAATGTTATACAATTATTGTAGATATTGAACCTAGATTCAGGTATGGAGAGATTGTAATTTTATGTTATCCAACTGTGCACTCTCTTTAATGTCTTTGATGCTTTGGCATCTTTCACATACTCATGGACTAACTTCCCTCATTGATTGCAAGTCTCTCAACCCTTTCTCCCATTCTTTCAACACTGTACGTGGGCTCTTCTCTCAACCCTTTCTCCCATTCTTTCAACACTGTACGTGGGCTCTTCTCTCAACATTATTGCACACCCTTCTCTTTCACTTGTTGCAGGAGAAGTCTCTCTCAAAATACAGTCTCTCACACACTAAGCACTGAATGcactcattttaattattgaaaatctCTTCCACTTTATTCCACATTTTTATCTATGAAATGCTTGATCCAAAACTATTCCCTTTTGGTGCAACTAATCCACTAATATGAGATTGAAGGTTCCTAAAGATGCCATGTATAGTTCTTAATAAATGGAACAAATAACCTTTCTAAAATCCTAACGGTGAGGTTATGGTTTTTGGATGTTTGTGTTTTGGTCTTGGTATGCTTCccatatttcaatttttggttgCTATAGCGATcctatagaaaaaagaaaaatcaaactgCTCGCACctacattcattttttaagttcaatTTAGGCAAATACGAGAGCGATAAATAAGTCGATATTTCACCTTTCACCTTTAACAATATCTAAAGAAGAGTTTTATGATGGAAAGTAGAGAATGGGAAAATGACTCTTTTGATGCAAAATCAATAAATGCTTATAGATAAATGTTAGATTTAGAATAAAGAAATGTTCGTCCAgaataaatgttttctttagttttctATAAATGAATTAGTGAttgaaaaaattcattttatgaaaattttccacTTTGATCCACCGTTTCTACTCAACCTTCACTTTCAGTCTCCAATGGCGAGGAAGGAGAATCAGACTATCATAATTACGGACAAGTACCAGATGAGGACATGGGCGAGAACCATGAGATCTCTATCCAATACCATCGCCCTTGTTCCCACCATGGGTTTCCTTCACGACGGCCATCTCTCTCTAATCCAAGAAGCTCACAACCATTCACAGCTCGTCGTCGTCTCTATATACGTTAACCCTAGCCAATTTGCCCCTTCCGAGGATCTCTCAACCTATCCTTCAGATTTCGACGGCGACATTCGGAAGCTCATGGATGTTCCTGGAGGAGTTGATGTCGTTTTCCATCCTCACAATCTCTACGACTATGGAGTTGAATCAGCTATGGATTGTGCTGGAATGCCCGACGTTTCTTGCTTGGAGGAATCCGGTTCAGGGCATGAAACATGGGTTAGGGTTGAGCGTTTGGAGAAGGGCATGTGTGGGAGAAGTAGGCCTGTTTTCTTCAGAGGGGTTGCTACCGTTGTTGCTAAGTTGTTCAATATTGTGGACCCGGATGTTGCCGTGTTTGGGAAGAAGGATTATCAGCAATGGCGGATTATCAGGCGGATGGTGAGTCTTTGTAAGAATGtgaatgattttgattttcatatcTGTTTTGAGctcaaaatttattgtttttcatctGAATTCCTTAACTTGATTGCTTAATTCTATGATTTATGAACTTAATTTGCATTATTCAGGGGCACTAAATCTTGCATGTCTGTAAAACTATCTTCTAAACTTGAAAAGCTTCTTCCATCAATACTATTAGACATAACTGGTTAAGTTCTCAAGaatactaattttttcatGTGTGCAATATGCCCTGCAGGGCTTGGCTTTAACTCCTGTTCCTTGAACTAAATTTAGTTCTGATCTGAATGGTTTGAATTTTGGGTTGGGCAACAAGCTTCTTGGATGATATATGTTTCTTTGAAAGCTTACCATCCTTAGTTATTGAGTTTTTACCCACATTAGTTATGATGATTCCGATCAAGGAAAGATGAGTCAATTCTCTCATtaccaattaatttttaaaagaagccTCATGCTATCTAATATGTATCGGATccataaaactaaaatgaatattctactcattaaaaaaaataaattttgattcaagAACAGTGAACCCAAAAGGGTACTATCTGAAAAAGGGTTATGCGGAGAATTTCACACTAAAAAATCTAACGGCCTCGTAATGTTTATAAGGTAAATGAACTAATTCTCTCGTTactaaatgattttgaaaaggaatCTCATGTTATCTTATAATTTGTTGTCATTTAATCAACAAAAGCACATATTTACTACCACTGTCTCACTTTAGCTTTCTTCCAGGTTCGAGatcttgatttttctataaacGTTGTGGGGTTTGAAATCGTGCGTGATGCTGATGGTCTTGCAATGAGTTCTCGCAATGTGCGGCTCTCACCTGAAGAAAGACAAAAGGTTCTCTTCAAATTATAGTGTAGTAGTGGCTTCAAAGTGCAAAGCATATTGGCTTTATCGTTCATGATCAAATGATTACTTAGATTCAAAAATTGATTTACTTCTCATTTTTCGTCTTATAGGCATTGTCTATAAACAGATCATTGTCAAAAGCAAAATCTGCAGCAGAACGAGGTGAACTCAATTGCAAAAGGTTAAAAAACTTGGTTGCCGATGAAATACAAGAAGCTGGCGGAGAACTGGATTATGCTGAGGTGAGCTTTGGATGATTTAAATTAGGAAGTGTTCTGACTTGAGCTTATATTAAGCGTTTGATGTTCTGTTTGACTTAGTGGAGTCTTCAACTTATGAGATAAATAATGTGTTGTTGTGGCTTGTCctttttcacaattttattgaataaccAATTTTGCTGAAAGGAGAAAATGGATGagagtttttttctctttagagaatatcaatttatatcttttagtttttgaggTTGCATGtatcattttaaatctttACCTTTCCAGTTTATCAATTTATCctccatttcatttcattcataTTAATATCATGTCAGACTTATAACTCTATCAATCATGTTTCTTAACATTTACAGCAAATTATcttatgaaaaaaagttacaaGCGAGTTAATTAAAACTCAGTTGGGAAACCTTAACTAGCTAACAGTTAAACTGGTTGTTTTTTGATGGCAGATTGTGGAACAAGAGAGTTTAGAGGTGATGGAGGAGATCAAGAGTCCAGTTGTGATCTTGATTGCCGCTTGGTTTGGCAAAGTCAGGCTCATAGACAACATCGAAATAAACATTTgagtatttatcttttttcccctctttttAAGGGGTTAACCCCTCTTTATATATTCCATaatctgaaattttggtaaatgttgtaaatattttgttattttttttaccgtTCTCCTCCAAATTAAAGACTCAGAATAAAGAAAAGTCTCATTgtctcttattttattatatttgccaTTAGACAAtcttaaatcataaaattttagtCTATAATTGAGACAACCATGGCCCATGTATTGGTCATCCTTTTTAGTCTTGTCAAGGGTCGAGTTTAGGGTGCAAATTGTAACATGCTACTAAGTTTATGAttcaaaaaatgataaaactgtgagataaaatttgaattcctTTTGACCTTTCTCAAAAGCATACATTAGATTCCAAATTCaagaattttgtattttagatTCCAAGATTTCTTATGTCATTTCTTTATACCAACATAGATTTTGGACTTTCTAATTCCCAACTAcacaatttttatgtttttttttttctctttttgataaaatttgggGAAAATAATTG of the Cucumis sativus cultivar 9930 chromosome 3, Cucumber_9930_V3, whole genome shotgun sequence genome contains:
- the LOC101209156 gene encoding pantoate--beta-alanine ligase isoform X1; the protein is MKIFHFDPPFLLNLHFQSPMARKENQTIIITDKYQMRTWARTMRSLSNTIALVPTMGFLHDGHLSLIQEAHNHSQLVVVSIYVNPSQFAPSEDLSTYPSDFDGDIRKLMDVPGGVDVVFHPHNLYDYGVESAMDCAGMPDVSCLEESGSGHETWVRVERLEKGMCGRSRPVFFRGVATVVAKLFNIVDPDVAVFGKKDYQQWRIIRRMVRDLDFSINVVGFEIVRDADGLAMSSRNVRLSPEERQKALSINRSLSKAKSAAERGELNCKRLKNLVADEIQEAGGELDYAEIVEQESLEVMEEIKSPVVILIAAWFGKVRLIDNIEINI
- the LOC101209156 gene encoding pantoate--beta-alanine ligase isoform X2, which encodes MARKENQTIIITDKYQMRTWARTMRSLSNTIALVPTMGFLHDGHLSLIQEAHNHSQLVVVSIYVNPSQFAPSEDLSTYPSDFDGDIRKLMDVPGGVDVVFHPHNLYDYGVESAMDCAGMPDVSCLEESGSGHETWVRVERLEKGMCGRSRPVFFRGVATVVAKLFNIVDPDVAVFGKKDYQQWRIIRRMVRDLDFSINVVGFEIVRDADGLAMSSRNVRLSPEERQKALSINRSLSKAKSAAERGELNCKRLKNLVADEIQEAGGELDYAEIVEQESLEVMEEIKSPVVILIAAWFGKVRLIDNIEINI